From the Platichthys flesus chromosome 6, fPlaFle2.1, whole genome shotgun sequence genome, one window contains:
- the ctcf gene encoding transcriptional repressor CTCF: MDAGPSEGVGEEVHSQDAMVADLLQQAAEAGGVLEGQAGVILEQGHGEELVAAAQQQLMEAGVGVECGPGVEMMVMDSLDPTLLQMKTEVIDATVGGSSAGSAHQATVTTVDQTQIITLQVVNMEEQAALGLGELQLVQVPVSATTVEALQQGTFVDTTAMPKDGDPVICHTLPLPEGFQVVKVGANGEVETVEQEEEGGQGHHEEEDEEVGNQLLEEGEDGPIKTPNDDPNWAKDPDYQPPSGILKKTKKGKKSRLRYAEGDKDMDVSVYDFEEEQQEGLLSEVNAEKVVGNMKPPKPTKIKKKGVKKTFQCELCSYTCPRRSNLDRHMKSHTDERPHKCHLCGRAFRTVTLLRNHLNTHTGTRPHKCTDCDMAFVTSGELVRHRRYKHTHEKPFKCSMCDYASVEVSKLKRHIRSHTGERPFQCSLCSYASRDTYKLKRHMRTHSGEKPYECYICHARFTQSGTMKMHILQKHTENVAKFHCPHCDTVIARKSDLGVHLRKQHSFIETGKKCRYCDAVFHERYALIQHQKSHKNEKRFKCDMCDYCCRQERHMVMHRRTHTGEKPYACSQCEKTFRQKQLLDMHFKRYHDPNFIPTAFVCPKCSKTFTRRNTMARHSDNCSGEVEDAENGTPTPKRGRRGRKRKMRSRRDDDDDSEEDPVEPDEEEEGEGEEESPLLQEDEDPESMELDQAPAAIPVPAPDEPPVKRKRGRPPKNAPKPPTPIKSVRVAAKTKAAAAIIQVEDESTGAVENIIVKKEEGDTPAATPLEQGVALAVEGEGEEVGLGLEGEGVDTVELAVNEETAAAAANGDLTPEMILSMMDR, from the exons ATGGATGCAGGTCCATCAGAGGGTGTAGGGGAGGAGGTCCACAGCCAGGATGCCATGGTTGCTGACCTCCTCCAGCAAGCTGCAGAGGCCGGGGGCGTGTTAGAGGGACAAGCTGGAGTCATCCTTGAACAAG GTCATGGGGAAGAGTTGGTAGCAGCCGCCCAGCAACAGCTAATGGAGGCCGGGGTTGGTGTGGAATGTGGACCAGGTGTTGAAATGATGGTTATGGACTCACTGGACCCCACTTTGCTGCAGATGAAGACTGAG GTGATAGATGCTACAGTGGGGGGGTCATCAGCTGGTTCTGCTCACCAAGCAACTGTCACAACAGTGGACCAGACTCAAATCATCACGCTACAG GTGGTCAACATGGAGGAGCAGGCAGCTTTAGGCCTGGGAGAGCTGCAGCTGGTCCAGGTGCCAGTTTCTGCCACCACTGTGGAGGCCCTGCAGCAAGGCACCTTTGTTGACACCACTGCGATGCCAAAGGATGGAGACCCAGTCATTTGCCACACCCTGCCACTTCCGGAGGGCTTCcag GTAGTTAAGGTTGGTGCTAATGGGGAGGTGGAGACCGTGGAgcaagaagaggagggaggacaaggccaccatgaagaggaagatgaggaggtggGCAACCAGCTGTTGGAAGAAGGGGAAGATGGGCCCATTAAGACTCCAAATGATGACCCAAACTGGGCTAAGGATCCAGACTATCAGCCTCCATCTGGAATTTTGAAAAAGACCAAAAAG gGGAAAAAGAGTCGCCTGCGTTACGCTGAAGGAGATAAGGATATGGACGTCAGTGTCTATGACTttgaagaagagcagcaggagggccTTCTGTCTGAGGTCAATGCTGAGAAAGTGGTGGGCAACATGAAACCACCCAAACCTACAAAGATCAAGAAGAAAG GAGTGAAGAAGACATTTCAGTGTGAACTCTGCAGCTACACCTGCCCTCGGCGCTCCAACCTGGACAGACACATGAAGAGCCACACAGATGAGAGACCACATAAATGTCATTTGTGTGGAAGAGCCTTTAGGACGGTCACCTTGCTAAGAAACcatctcaacacacacaccg GAACTCGTCCACACAAGTGCACAGACTGTGATATGGCTTTTGTGACTAGCGGAGAGCTGGTTCGTCATCGTcgctacaaacacacacacgagaaacCCTTCAAATGCTCCATGTGTGACTATGCCAGTGTTGAG GTGAGTAAACTAAAGCGTCACATTCGATCCCACACTGGTGAGCGTCCATTCCAGTGCAGTCTCTGCAGCTACGCCAGTAGAGACACGTACAAGCTGAAgagacacatgaggacacaCTCAG GAGAGAAACCTTATGAGTGCTACATCTGCCATGCCCGTTTTACCCAGAGTGGAACCATGAAAATGCacattctgcagaaacacacgGAAAACGTGGCAAAATTCCACTGTCCACACTGTGACACAGTTATCGCGCGTAAGAGTGACTTGG GTGTCCATCTTCGAAAGCAGCACTCGTTTATTGAGACTGGAAAGAAGTGTCGCTACTGTGATGCAGTCTTTCACGAGCGCTACGCTCTGATCCAGCACCAGAAGTCCCATAAGAACGAGAAAAGGTTCAAATGCGACATGTGTGACTACTGCTGCCGCCAG GAGCGACACATGGTGATGCATCGTCGTACCCACACTGGAGAGAAACCATATGCCTGCAGCCAGTGTGAAAAAACATTCAgacagaagcagctgctggacatGCACTTCAAACGCTACCACGACCCTAACTTTATCCCCACCGCCTTTGTCTGCCCCAAGTGTAGCAAGACCTTCACTCGCAGG AACACCATGGCACGCCACTCTGACAACTGCAGTGGTGAGGTTGAGGACGCTGAGAACGGAACTCCTACcccaaagagagggagaagaggaagaaagagaaagatgaggagcagaagagatGACGATGATGACAGCG AGGAGGATCCCGTTGAACccgatgaggaggaagagggtgagggtgaggaagaATCACCACTGCTACAGGAAGATGAGGACCCAGAAAGCATGGAATTGGACCAGGCCCCTGCTGCCATTCCTGTCCCAGCCCCCGACGAGCCACCAGTCAAGAGGAAACGAGGCCGACCCCCTAAGAATGCCCCTAAGCCTCCGACACCTATCAAGTCAGTCAGAGTGGCTGCCAAGACAAAGGCTG CTGCTGCCATCATTCAGGTGGAGGATGAGAGCACTGGAGCAGTGGAGAACATCATAGTGAAGAAGGAAGAGGGTgacacgcctgcagcgacaccGCTGGAGCAGGGAGTGGCCCTGGcagtggagggggagggggaggaggtggggctgGGGCTGGAGGGGGAAGGGGTGGATACTGTTGAGTTGGCTGTGAATGAAGAAACGGCAGCTGCTGCCGCCAATGGCGATCTTACGCCAGAGATGATCCTGAGCATGATGGACcggtga